CGCAGGTCGTCGCCCTGGCCAACCTCATCCCGCTCGACGACGCCGTCGACGAGCTCGACAGCTACATGTACCAGACCGTACGGCCCGCCCTCCCCGCTCCCACGCCacatttttttttcttctctgcgCCGTGTAATTTATTTGTTGATTGCTGTGTGGCTGTGGCGTTTGGGGATCTAGGTCGGGCACCAGATCGTGGTTTGCTACGCCAAATGCATGGGGCTGCCCCTGTTCCGTCGCCGCATCAGCGGATCCACAAGGCAATACATCTGTCCTCAGCATTTTGTTCCCCCGAATGTTATAGCTCTGTTAGGATGAATTTGATGTGACTTCGTTCAATCGGCCATTGTTGTCCGCAGGGATCATGCTCTCAAATACAGTGTTACTGCTGGCGATGAGGTGGAGGACATGTTTGCCCTGCTGAGCGAGGTGAAGCGGCGAATCCCGTCCATTGGCGCCGTGTCTTCGGGCGCCATCGCCTCCGATTACCAGAGGCTCCGGGTCGAGAGCGTCTGCTCGAGGCTGGGCCTGGTCTCGCTCGCCTACATGTGGAGGCAGGACCAGACTCTGCTTCTCGAAGAAATGGTAAGATGGGAGTTCAGTTTTTCTGTTTCTCTTTCAGCAGATTGCCTGGTCTGGCAGAAACTGGTTGCTCACGTTGTCACTTTTGTTGTGATCTTTATCCCTACAGATAAGAAGGGGCATCGTGGCTATAACAGTCAAGGTATACAGTGCCGTTTTCTTCAACTTGCTTGCATCATTGCATTTGTCTCTTTGGAACAAGTGGTTGATCCTATGGCGTTTATAGGTGGCTGCAATGGGGTTGAAACCTTCTGTCCACTTGGGGAAAGAACTGGCTGAACTAAAGAGCCATCTGCTCCAGATGAATGAGTACGTTCCTAACTCCTTTCTATCTATGCCTTTTGGCCTTTAGGACATTTCATGTTAGAAAGAGTGGCTTCTCGTCCCTTCTGAGTGGTTATGGGCTTGAATGAGTAAGGGGATTAATTTCATGTAGTGATCAATGAGCGAGTATGGTTTCTGAAAAGTACATCGCTATTGCAGTCATGGATACGAATGCTAGTTTTTGCCTCTTATTGTTCTCGAAAAGTAGTTGGCTGGTAcaccctctgtttttatttactttgCACATTAGCTTTGTCCTAAGTCAAATATATATGATGTGAAAATATATTCAATGATGAATCTAACGGTACTaatttggtattgtagatgttAATAATTTTTCTATAAACCTGGTCAAAACAAGGTTTGACTTGAGACAAAagctaatatgcagagtaaataaaaacggagggagtaaaacTTAGTTTGTCTAGCTCTTGGTTGTATGATGGATTAACTGTGAATATTACTCCCCCCATTAGGTCTTATGTTTAGTGTTGGTGAACTGGCTAGTAATGTTTTGTTGGTTCCTGGAAGCAAACTCTGTTTTGTTTGTCAGGAATAGAAATGGGAGTCTCCTGTAATGAAAGAAATATGCCACAGTTTTGTTCCTCTCTGCATCTCTTATTCTCATTGATCTCTATGTAAATGCTGGTCTGTTGCTCACATATATTTTCATCTTGTAATTTATCTTCTTTGTTTATCCTATTAGGAGTTTTGGAATCAATGTCTGTGGTGAAGGTGGAGAGTACGAAACACTAACTCTTGACTGCCCTCTATTTCGTGTAAGTTTGAGGAGCTGACTGAAAGTCTGAAAACATCATGACACTTGTTTTAGAATGCTAGGTAGACTGCAAGCATGACCACTTTCCGCGCCATGTTGGCACTGTCCATACTAACATGTTCATCAGAGATGCCTGTTGAGTTTTCTTATGCACAGCAATGTTCTCCTACCAGCAAACACCAGCTGTTGAATTTTCTGCACTATAATATGCCTATGTTTGCAGAATGCAAGGATTGTCCTTGATGATTTTGAAGTGATACTCCACTCTGCTGATTCCATTGCTTCAGTCGGAATTCTTCATCCGCTGGCATTTCATGTTGAGCCCAAGCCAGGTTCATCTAGCAGCATTGGGGATGGTGCCATTGCTGAAGAGAATTCTAGTTGCCTGTACGAAGTAAATGGAGCTATTGCACACACGGATGGGGAAACCAAACAGACCTTGAATCCAACACCAACCTCTGATGCTTACCCAGATACAAATGTATGCATTTCAAAGACAGGGAAGACTTTGTTTTCCATTGGTTGTTGGATAGAAGAACCCTCTAGTGCTTCGCAAGGTGCATACTCCTGTGTTACTTATTTCCATGTTATTGAACTGTTCATAATTCTCCGCCTGGTAGGAGTATCTTATGTTCTATTTCATCTTGCTTTGTTGGACACTCACTTACAATTCCATTATGTCAATAGGCATGAAGGCAGATCTAGTCAAAGTTTTGAGCAGAATTGAGAATCAGCTCAAGGACGGAGGGTTAAGTTGGGCAAATGTTCTATATGTTCACCTCTACATTTCAAGCATGAAGGAATTTGGATTAGCCAATGAAGTTTATgtcagcttcatcacagaaaagAAATGTCACCTTGGTGTTCCCTCGCGCAGTACAATTGAATTACCACTTGTTCAGGCTGGTTTAGGCAATGCATATGTGGAGGTTCTAGTGTCAAATGATCTGGTCAAAAGAGTTCTGCATGTACAAAGCATCTCATGCTGGGCTCCTAGTTGCATCGGACCTTATAGCCAGGTGAAAGAACACTCCATGATAATGCCATGAATTCATATTAAAAGCTGTCTGCAGACTAGTTGCTGTCTGCAAAGCGCAGATTAGGTGCCGGTATATTCAGTTTGCAAAGAGTGTTCACATATGATTACTCTGGGACATGAAATTTCTTTCTAATGTCTTTCAGGCAACACTCTATGGAGAGATTCTCTATATGGCCGGTCAGCTCGGGCTTGACCCCCCTACGATGAAGCTCTGTCTTGGAGGTGCAACAGCTCAACTGGATCTAGCACTGCGAAATAGTGAAGCTGTGGCTAATGCCTTCAAGAGCTCTATCTTCTCTTCAGCAATACACTTTCTGGTGTACTGCTCTGCCCACCTGACATCCACTGAGAAGGAAGCAGTTGAACAAAAGCTGCAGAATTCATATATTGCTCATTTGGATTCCGCAAGAAGTGGATCGTATCCTACTATTCTATATGTACTAGCACCGGATCTTCCGAAAGGGTAAGCATATTTTTCTTCTACTTTATCAGCAAGGCAACCCATGTCCTTTGGACAAACATAGTTGGTGATGCCATGGCACGTACTACTATTCTGGATTCATGAGAATTATTTGTTCCCGTTTTTCAGAGCATGTGTGGAGATAAAACCAACATTGTATGTCCCCACTGATGGCTACAACGACAATGACGATGATGGAGATATTACCAGAGAGCCGGAGGCCGGAGGGTCAAAGCCATCATCGAGCAAAGTCCCAAGTGAGTGGAGCGCGCAATACTCTGGCTTGCACGACTCATGCTGCCTGGCTAACACGGTTGCTGGGAAGATTTGCTCTGCTGTGGTTTCAGTCACGAATGATATCGCGTCAAAGATCTGTCCCAGCACCGAACATCTACACCCCTCAAAGGAGCATTTGAAAGCCATAGCCAGGTTTTGTGCTTTCCAGCTCGCAAAGACCCTGACAGACAACAGCTTCACCTGGGACGACGTGACGGTAAGTCTCTGGCCTGGGTTCCCTTTTCGCAGCCGCACCGGCGCCGCCTCCTAATCAGAATTACTGAATTCATTTATACCTGCAGATGCTGAGGTTCTACTACTCGGTAGAGCGCGCAGTGGCAGCGGATGTGGTGTCCCGTGCGTTCTCCGAGGCCTTCGCCGAGCTCGGAGCCGCCGATGGTTCCTTGAGAATCGACGGGGCGCCTGTGTTCAACCTCATCCCGGTCTCCGGATCCGGTCGCTCCGCTTCCATGGATGATGTCGTGACGTGCGAGCTGCTAGCTTCCAAGGCTTAAGCCAAGAAGCACCTTGGCCTGCACTTAGTGGCCTCCAAAGCTAAAGTCAAAACCTGGCCTGCACATGCACATGCGCCATGGTCGATCATGCTCGCTGGAATGCATCTTCCGTTGGAAGATTGGAGGCAAGCAGTGGGACGATTGATTATCCGCCGGCGCTGCGTCAAGCTGGGCAGCAGATAGCCGACCAGGTGCCTTGTTGTTAGCGGCAGTTTCCTCTCTGTGACGGTGATTTTTGGTTTATTGTTATTATTATATGATGATCAATATCAAATATGATATTCCTACTATACCACAAAGCACATTGGATCTGGTTGGCCTGTGGCTGTGGCTTGTAACGACATTGGTTGGTTGGTTGGCTCAGTTAGTGGCATGGGTGTTCGTCGTGTTAACCAAGCACGCACGGCTTATTGTATTCACAAGATTTTTAAAATTTTGTTATACAAAATCTGGAGCGCCTACCATTCCAAGGCAAACCTTTTTTTTTTCGAAATGGAGAAGGCAAACCTTTTGATATACTCATACGTAACAATATACcccctctgtcccaaaattcttgtcttagattcgtctaaatacggatgtatcaagtcacgttttagaTTTGTGtaaagaagaaaagaaatactaacaTACGCGCATATACTTATTCCTATAAACGCACACATGCACACCCTACCTCTATGAGCACCGTCGAGAGACtaagccggcatatcatcttaaggttttacgaagtcaccgtaagTGCCTTGTAGTCGATGCGAACGCCTCCTCCCACCGAACGTGCATCGTCTAAATGCGAGCACGAGGACTTGAACTCTGGTGGGACGGAGATACCACCGTCCACCTAACCATCCAATCACAGGTTGGTTCGCGAGGACGAGAAAGTCGTCGCCACGCCTTGattgaaaataaataaaaaagcaGCTGTGCTTGATGTTGTAATAACAATAATAACAATAataaaggaaaaggaaaaggcaTCCAGCAGCTGTGTGCCCGTGCTTCTTCTCTCCCTCGCTCTcgctctctcctccttcccctctGCCCCCGACTCCCGACCCAGCCAAATTTAGCCGTTACACCACCTCTgacctctctccctctctccacAACACACGTCACACAGACCGATCGAGGAGCATCTCGATCCTTATCCGGCGATCGACCCTCCGGCAATCTCcatccgccgccccgccccgccccggccgGCCGCAAGCGACCGATCGATCGATCCTCGTCCCCGCCCCGCCCGCCGGTCGCCGGCGTCTggatcgatcgatcgatctgtCCCCGATCCGGTcgattgaggaggaggaggatcgaGGAGAGGGGCGGGCAAGATGATGTTCTTGGCGTGCTGCTACAACGACCCGGACATGCTCATCGATCCGGAGACCATCTACCCCACCCGCGCCGACTGCACCGACGCCCCCAAGTCCCGCTTCAAGCCCATGGCAAGCACGCACGCACGCGACCCCCTCTGCTTCTTTCCTCTGCATATATAATCTCTTCTCTGCATTATGAATCATCATCCCCATATGGACGTCTATGTTCAGATAGGTCGAATCAGAGCACGACGCAAGCATGAGGCTCTCTGCCGCCTATCTATGGATCCCCTGTATCCATGTGCAAATTCAGAGCCTCATACGCTGCCGCTTTTGATGCAGAACTAGAgcctctttttatttttctcctttgctCAGAAGCTGATTGT
The sequence above is a segment of the Aegilops tauschii subsp. strangulata cultivar AL8/78 chromosome 6, Aet v6.0, whole genome shotgun sequence genome. Coding sequences within it:
- the LOC109758520 gene encoding diphthine--ammonia ligase → MEVVALVSGGKDSCFSMMRCLDYGHKVVALANLIPLDDAVDELDSYMYQTVGHQIVVCYAKCMGLPLFRRRISGSTRDHALKYSVTAGDEVEDMFALLSEVKRRIPSIGAVSSGAIASDYQRLRVESVCSRLGLVSLAYMWRQDQTLLLEEMIRRGIVAITVKVAAMGLKPSVHLGKELAELKSHLLQMNESFGINVCGEGGEYETLTLDCPLFRNARIVLDDFEVILHSADSIASVGILHPLAFHVEPKPGSSSSIGDGAIAEENSSCLYEVNGAIAHTDGETKQTLNPTPTSDAYPDTNVCISKTGKTLFSIGCWIEEPSSASQGMKADLVKVLSRIENQLKDGGLSWANVLYVHLYISSMKEFGLANEVYVSFITEKKCHLGVPSRSTIELPLVQAGLGNAYVEVLVSNDLVKRVLHVQSISCWAPSCIGPYSQATLYGEILYMAGQLGLDPPTMKLCLGGATAQLDLALRNSEAVANAFKSSIFSSAIHFLVYCSAHLTSTEKEAVEQKLQNSYIAHLDSARSGSYPTILYVLAPDLPKGACVEIKPTLYVPTDGYNDNDDDGDITREPEAGGSKPSSSKVPSEWSAQYSGLHDSCCLANTVAGKICSAVVSVTNDIASKICPSTEHLHPSKEHLKAIARFCAFQLAKTLTDNSFTWDDVTMLRFYYSVERAVAADVVSRAFSEAFAELGAADGSLRIDGAPVFNLIPVSGSGRSASMDDVVTCELLASKA